In Rhododendron vialii isolate Sample 1 chromosome 9a, ASM3025357v1, the following are encoded in one genomic region:
- the LOC131301325 gene encoding WUSCHEL-related homeobox 6 isoform X2, translating into MWSMSTSGSDCDTHELNTMNKKSDSSSITTSGRKLLRPIIPRPVLPINNSTSTAPYSQNSLTTPNPNPNPPASSSCTCCFQLPKSSTLISTSTTDHYLAPIEDQSKQENNATAPLVTASSRWTPTPEQLRVLEDMYEGGTRTPTADQIKLIAGKLRRFGKIEGKNVFYWFQNHKARERQKRRRRDHRGSSTLQTEEPGFEVGQAKNNATSNCRTNSEDSVSIHRAVEASESRAQGWIQLEERELMQQRRRRTRTTQSKHATWQLMEPCPTPQAFQFMATTTRSTAPPEEALNQSMNLAPNNSFEEDKGENPQTLELFPIQTRDWIAQKGDYEVSVASIDTSFVPNQFFEFLPMRN; encoded by the exons ATGTGGTCGATGAGTACTAGTGGTAGTGATTGCGATACTCATGAATTGAACACCATGAACAAAAAGTCTGATTCATCGTCAATAACGACTAGTGGTCGGAAACTTCTTCGACCCATCATTCCAAGACCAGTACTTCCCATCAATAATTCCACATCGACCGCCCCCTACTCTCAGAATTCACTCACtaccccaaacccaaacccaaacccacctGCTTCTTCGTCTTGCACTTGTTGTTTCCAGCTTCCCAAATCAAGTACCCTTATTTCTACGTCAACTACTGATCATTATCTGG CTCCTATTGAGGACCAAAGTAAGCAAGAAAACAACGCCACAGCACCTTTAGTGACTGCTAGTTCAAGATGGACTCCGACGCCGGAGCAATTACGAGTGCTAGAGGATATGTATGAAGGCGGAACGCGCACCCCGACGGCTGACCAAATCAAACTAATAGCTGGAAAGCTTCGTCGGTTCGGTAAAATCGAGGGGAAGAATGTGTTCTACTGGTTTCAGAATCATAAAGCCAGAGAACGCCAAAAACGCCGCCGCCGCGATCATAGGGGAAGTAGTACTCTTCAAACTGAAGAACCAG GCTTTGAAGTTGGGCAGGCAAAGAACAACGCAACTTCAAATTGCCGTACAAATTCAGAG GACTCTGTGTCAATTCATAGAGCAGTAGAAGCATCAGAAAGCAGAGCACAAGGATGGATTCAactggaggagagagaattaatGCAGCAGAGAAGAAGGAGAACAAGAACCACACAATCAAAGCACGCCACGTGGCAGCTAATGGAGCCCTGCCCAACTCCTCAAGCATTCCAATTCATGGCCACCACAACAAGAAGTACTGCACCACCAGAAGAAGCTTTAAACCAGAGCATGAATTTGGCACCTAATAATAGTTTTGAAGAGGATAAGGGTGAAAACCCTCAAACACTTGAGCTATTTCCGATTCAAACCCGCGATTGGATTGCGCAAAAAGGGGACTATGAAGTGTCCGTGGCATCGATAGATACAAGCTTCGTTCCAAATCagttttttgagtttcttcctatgaggaattga
- the LOC131301325 gene encoding WUSCHEL-related homeobox 6 isoform X1 yields the protein MWSMSTSGSDCDTHELNTMNKKSDSSSITTSGRKLLRPIIPRPVLPINNSTSTAPYSQNSLTTPNPNPNPPASSSCTCCFQLPKSSTLISTSTTDHYLDISAAPIEDQSKQENNATAPLVTASSRWTPTPEQLRVLEDMYEGGTRTPTADQIKLIAGKLRRFGKIEGKNVFYWFQNHKARERQKRRRRDHRGSSTLQTEEPGFEVGQAKNNATSNCRTNSEDSVSIHRAVEASESRAQGWIQLEERELMQQRRRRTRTTQSKHATWQLMEPCPTPQAFQFMATTTRSTAPPEEALNQSMNLAPNNSFEEDKGENPQTLELFPIQTRDWIAQKGDYEVSVASIDTSFVPNQFFEFLPMRN from the exons ATGTGGTCGATGAGTACTAGTGGTAGTGATTGCGATACTCATGAATTGAACACCATGAACAAAAAGTCTGATTCATCGTCAATAACGACTAGTGGTCGGAAACTTCTTCGACCCATCATTCCAAGACCAGTACTTCCCATCAATAATTCCACATCGACCGCCCCCTACTCTCAGAATTCACTCACtaccccaaacccaaacccaaacccacctGCTTCTTCGTCTTGCACTTGTTGTTTCCAGCTTCCCAAATCAAGTACCCTTATTTCTACGTCAACTACTGATCATTATCTGG ACATTAGCGCAGCTCCTATTGAGGACCAAAGTAAGCAAGAAAACAACGCCACAGCACCTTTAGTGACTGCTAGTTCAAGATGGACTCCGACGCCGGAGCAATTACGAGTGCTAGAGGATATGTATGAAGGCGGAACGCGCACCCCGACGGCTGACCAAATCAAACTAATAGCTGGAAAGCTTCGTCGGTTCGGTAAAATCGAGGGGAAGAATGTGTTCTACTGGTTTCAGAATCATAAAGCCAGAGAACGCCAAAAACGCCGCCGCCGCGATCATAGGGGAAGTAGTACTCTTCAAACTGAAGAACCAG GCTTTGAAGTTGGGCAGGCAAAGAACAACGCAACTTCAAATTGCCGTACAAATTCAGAG GACTCTGTGTCAATTCATAGAGCAGTAGAAGCATCAGAAAGCAGAGCACAAGGATGGATTCAactggaggagagagaattaatGCAGCAGAGAAGAAGGAGAACAAGAACCACACAATCAAAGCACGCCACGTGGCAGCTAATGGAGCCCTGCCCAACTCCTCAAGCATTCCAATTCATGGCCACCACAACAAGAAGTACTGCACCACCAGAAGAAGCTTTAAACCAGAGCATGAATTTGGCACCTAATAATAGTTTTGAAGAGGATAAGGGTGAAAACCCTCAAACACTTGAGCTATTTCCGATTCAAACCCGCGATTGGATTGCGCAAAAAGGGGACTATGAAGTGTCCGTGGCATCGATAGATACAAGCTTCGTTCCAAATCagttttttgagtttcttcctatgaggaattga
- the LOC131301327 gene encoding 10 kDa chaperonin, mitochondrial isoform X1 codes for MAKRLIPTLNRVLVEKISPPAKTTAGILLPEKSTKLNSGKVVAVGPGMRDMSGNHIPVAVKEGETVLLPDYGGMQVKLDDKEYAPSLFSAIYLHSHVYILCYDFHIRLCLIGQSNDDRYVDP; via the exons ATGGCGAAGCGTTTGATCCCAACCCTCAACAGGGTTCTCGTGGAGAAGATATCTCCTCCGGCCAAGACCACTGCCGGTATTCTGCTCCCCGAGAAATCTACCAAG CTGAATTCAGGGAAAGTGGTAGCAGTGGGACCAGGAATGCGCGATATGTCTGGGAATCATATCCCAGTGGCTGTAAAGGAAGGCGAAACTGTTCTCTTGCCTGATTATGGTGGGATGCAAGTTAAGCTCGACGACAAAGAGTATGCGCCATCCCTTTTCTCTGCTATCTATTTACACTCACATGTATATATCCTATGTTATGATTTTCATATTAGGCTGTGTTTGATTGGTCAATCTAATGATGACAGATATGTTGATCCATGA
- the LOC131301327 gene encoding 10 kDa chaperonin, mitochondrial isoform X2, which produces MAKRLIPTLNRVLVEKISPPAKTTAGILLPEKSTKLNSGKVVAVGPGMRDMSGNHIPVAVKEGETVLLPDYGGMQVKLDDKEYHLYRDEDILGTLHD; this is translated from the exons ATGGCGAAGCGTTTGATCCCAACCCTCAACAGGGTTCTCGTGGAGAAGATATCTCCTCCGGCCAAGACCACTGCCGGTATTCTGCTCCCCGAGAAATCTACCAAG CTGAATTCAGGGAAAGTGGTAGCAGTGGGACCAGGAATGCGCGATATGTCTGGGAATCATATCCCAGTGGCTGTAAAGGAAGGCGAAACTGTTCTCTTGCCTGATTATGGTGGGATGCAAGTTAAGCTCGACGACAAAGA GTACCATTTGTACAGGGATGAGGACATTTTGGGCACTCTGCATGATTGA